A genome region from Proteus vulgaris includes the following:
- a CDS encoding DUF6708 domain-containing protein has protein sequence MKKKKNKIEEIMFNFRINRYLDDEDLYNRLIQGYRRDEIKQKDLMSDLSIIKLNSTFLEVTDVHYKERGYVTLIILFCFSLMMCFFLNAVFFPLNIDWYIISISIPSLFFALFFLKIECFIYTHYPIRFNRKKQLVHLFRVNGEVQTIPWKDIYFCMRREKPDGMTPKMWYLCGHLLAEDGITVIDTFTVSMYAPKKIYVLRFWELIRRYMEDKNGVKEVADISSWFLPINERKEPFGIGLWMLTMHSGFIGSIIMLPVNIAHAAARWLTFQTSKIPQWTPEVEALCHISEHDPYNFDCHSVDMKWRWRYLLFWRYKEGIAVTGRRWKR, from the coding sequence ATGAAAAAGAAAAAAAATAAAATAGAAGAAATTATGTTTAATTTTCGAATAAATCGTTATTTAGATGATGAGGATTTATATAATCGTCTTATTCAAGGTTATCGACGTGACGAAATTAAGCAAAAAGATTTAATGAGTGATTTATCCATAATTAAATTAAATTCTACTTTTTTAGAAGTGACGGATGTACATTATAAAGAACGTGGTTATGTTACTCTTATTATTTTATTTTGTTTTTCTTTAATGATGTGTTTTTTTTTAAATGCTGTTTTTTTTCCATTAAATATCGATTGGTATATAATATCAATATCAATACCAAGTTTATTTTTTGCTCTTTTTTTCCTTAAAATCGAATGCTTTATTTATACTCATTATCCCATTCGTTTTAATCGTAAAAAACAACTGGTTCATCTATTTAGAGTTAATGGAGAAGTACAAACTATACCTTGGAAAGATATCTATTTTTGTATGCGAAGGGAAAAGCCCGATGGGATGACACCTAAAATGTGGTATCTGTGTGGACATCTTTTAGCTGAAGATGGTATTACGGTTATTGATACCTTTACGGTGAGTATGTATGCGCCGAAAAAAATATATGTGCTACGCTTCTGGGAATTGATACGCCGTTATATGGAAGATAAAAACGGTGTTAAAGAAGTAGCTGATATTTCCAGTTGGTTTTTACCTATCAATGAACGAAAAGAGCCGTTTGGAATAGGGCTTTGGATGTTAACTATGCACAGTGGATTTATTGGTTCAATCATTATGCTTCCCGTAAATATAGCACATGCAGCAGCTCGTTGGCTGACCTTTCAAACCAGTAAAATTCCCCAATGGACACCCGAAGTTGAAGCTCTTTGTCATATCAGTGAGCATGATCCTTATAATTTTGATTGTCATAGTGTGGACATGAAATGGCGTTGGCGTTATTTGCTTTTTTGGCGTTATAAAGAAGGTATTGCTGTGACAGGACGTCGTTGGAAACGATAA
- a CDS encoding DUF4123 domain-containing protein: MNNTLQSPSKEITDQWIKQLKLISEKTHLDYLDIVIDQAGLENPIVPALIKMDNDIRWFSLFTNMPEEGFLEQAPMLIRIEWNKSTHLILLEELFELLYSEPRLLITSSPLPFNMLSTFLLSLAEVEWGFKSCLLRFYDTRVFPTLIKDILTPEQKKRFTDITFIWGWLDRDNDMSWLLGSYHPEIEDDTFPIMQFNDAQINKLGCISDAEELRSYSEFNNTSITQEENFNHLYNLAIQANNSDHLGTVEEYIRKHSVKN; the protein is encoded by the coding sequence GTGAATAATACATTACAATCCCCATCAAAAGAAATAACGGATCAATGGATAAAACAATTAAAATTGATCTCAGAAAAAACACATCTAGATTATCTCGATATTGTTATTGACCAAGCTGGGTTAGAAAATCCCATCGTTCCCGCTTTAATCAAGATGGATAATGATATTAGATGGTTTTCGCTTTTCACTAATATGCCGGAAGAAGGTTTTTTAGAACAAGCTCCTATGCTTATTCGTATTGAATGGAATAAAAGTACACACTTAATTTTGTTAGAAGAGTTGTTTGAATTGCTTTATTCAGAGCCTCGGTTATTAATAACATCATCCCCTCTTCCATTTAATATGTTATCTACTTTTTTACTTTCTCTTGCAGAAGTAGAATGGGGATTTAAATCTTGTTTACTTCGTTTTTATGATACACGCGTATTTCCAACATTAATAAAAGATATTCTTACACCTGAACAAAAAAAAAGATTTACTGATATTACTTTTATTTGGGGCTGGCTAGATAGAGATAATGATATGAGTTGGTTATTAGGCAGTTATCACCCAGAAATTGAGGATGATACTTTTCCAATAATGCAGTTTAATGATGCTCAAATAAATAAATTGGGCTGTATTAGTGATGCTGAAGAACTAAGGTCATATTCTGAATTTAATAACACATCCATAACTCAAGAAGAAAATTTCAATCACTTATATAACCTTGCTATTCAAGCTAATAATAGTGACCACTTAGGCACTGTAGAGGAATATATTCGCAAACACTCTGTTAAGAATTAA
- a CDS encoding PAAR domain-containing protein encodes MKKIIRVGDTLNPYGGQVMTGSYLAYGKPVACIGDSVICNKHGENKIMEGATNSIINKKAIALDGHHCACGCTLVSSLSDINIKS; translated from the coding sequence ATGAAAAAGATAATTAGAGTTGGAGATACTTTAAATCCTTATGGGGGACAAGTGATGACCGGAAGCTACTTAGCGTATGGAAAACCTGTAGCTTGTATTGGTGATTCTGTTATTTGCAATAAACATGGTGAAAATAAAATTATGGAAGGAGCAACAAATTCAATCATAAATAAAAAAGCCATTGCATTAGATGGACATCATTGCGCTTGTGGTTGTACTTTAGTAAGTTCCCTTTCTGATATAAATATTAAATCATAA
- a CDS encoding DUF3304 domain-containing protein, with amino-acid sequence MIKLKIILLILAYSFFLSGCANAGSWGAKPENSILGAGLQGYNHTQYSITGFSINEGYGSIGGTVCCVMIPEKWRPNLIAHIQWEKLDKSKLSPAPDFDQVEAYNRWEKELDRYTTYHEAWVPIPQYDEPCSVKVHFLPCDEVKITTSCKGYGHPEYPINEPHNLKEPAVCPQK; translated from the coding sequence ATGATTAAATTAAAAATAATATTATTAATTCTAGCCTATTCCTTTTTCCTTTCTGGTTGTGCCAATGCGGGCTCTTGGGGTGCGAAACCGGAAAACTCCATATTGGGAGCCGGGCTTCAGGGCTATAACCACACGCAATACAGTATTACCGGTTTTTCGATTAATGAAGGTTATGGCAGTATTGGCGGCACGGTCTGTTGTGTGATGATCCCCGAAAAATGGCGCCCTAATTTAATCGCGCATATTCAATGGGAAAAACTCGATAAAAGTAAACTATCTCCAGCACCTGATTTTGATCAAGTAGAAGCCTATAACCGCTGGGAAAAAGAATTAGACCGCTATACGACCTATCACGAAGCTTGGGTGCCAATCCCACAATATGATGAACCTTGTAGTGTAAAAGTGCATTTCTTACCTTGCGACGAAGTGAAAATCACCACGTCTTGCAAGGGATATGGCCATCCTGAATATCCAATTAATGAGCCTCATAATTTGAAGGAGCCCGCTGTATGTCCCCAAAAATAA
- a CDS encoding DUF3304 domain-containing protein: protein MSPKITFWQISPKLASLLIISFFLSGCANAGSWGAKPENSILGAGLQGYNHTQFEISGFSINEGYGSIGGTVCCVMIPEKWRPNLIAHIQWKKVDTTKFPPAPDFDQVEAYNRWEQQLRDNTSTHEAWVPIPQYDEPCSVKVHFLPCDEVKITTSCKGYGHPEYPINEPHNLKEPAVCPQK from the coding sequence ATGTCCCCAAAAATAACCTTTTGGCAAATTTCCCCCAAACTTGCCTCGCTCTTAATTATCTCTTTTTTCCTTTCTGGTTGTGCCAATGCGGGCTCTTGGGGTGCAAAACCAGAAAACTCCATCTTGGGAGCCGGGCTTCAGGGCTATAACCACACACAATTTGAAATTTCAGGTTTTTCAATTAATGAAGGTTACGGCAGTATTGGTGGCACGGTCTGTTGTGTGATGATCCCTGAAAAATGGCGCCCTAATTTAATCGCACATATTCAATGGAAAAAGGTGGATACCACAAAATTTCCACCAGCACCTGATTTTGACCAAGTCGAAGCCTATAATCGCTGGGAGCAACAACTGCGCGATAATACCTCAACCCACGAAGCTTGGGTGCCGATCCCGCAATATGACGAACCTTGTAGTGTTAAAGTCCATTTCTTACCTTGCGACGAAGTGAAAATCACCACGTCTTGCAAGGGATATGGCCATCCTGAATATCCAATTAATGAGCCTCATAATTTGAAGGAGCCCGCTGTATGTCCCCAAAAATAA
- a CDS encoding DUF3304 domain-containing protein, translating to MSPKITFWQISPKLASLLIISFFLSGCANAGSWGAKPENSILGAGLQGYNHTQFEISGFSINEGYGSIGGTVCCVMIPEKWRPNLIAHIQWKKVDTTKFPPAPDFDQVEAYNRWEKELDRYTTYHEAWVPIPQYDEPCSVKVHFLPCNEVKITTSCYSYHDPEYPITEPMKMKEPAVCSKK from the coding sequence ATGTCCCCAAAAATAACCTTTTGGCAAATTTCCCCCAAACTTGCCTCGCTCTTAATTATCTCTTTTTTCCTTTCTGGTTGTGCCAATGCGGGCTCTTGGGGTGCAAAACCAGAAAACTCCATCTTGGGAGCCGGGCTTCAGGGCTATAACCACACACAATTTGAAATTTCAGGTTTTTCAATTAATGAAGGTTACGGCAGTATTGGTGGCACGGTCTGTTGTGTGATGATCCCTGAAAAATGGCGCCCTAATTTAATCGCACATATTCAATGGAAAAAGGTGGATACCACAAAATTTCCACCAGCACCTGATTTTGACCAAGTCGAAGCCTATAATCGCTGGGAAAAAGAATTAGACCGCTATACGACCTATCACGAAGCTTGGGTGCCAATCCCACAATATGATGAACCTTGTAGTGTAAAAGTGCATTTTTTACCTTGTAATGAAGTAAAAATCACTACTTCCTGTTATAGCTATCACGACCCTGAATATCCAATAACTGAACCAATGAAAATGAAGGAGCCCGCCGTATGTTCGAAGAAATAA
- a CDS encoding DUF2235 domain-containing protein produces MKAEPKTATNITHLFEATNEDSEDKAKKEREYFKYYMPGVGTAFPEIAEYNFTTTGLKYATGGGSY; encoded by the coding sequence ATGAAGGCTGAGCCTAAAACCGCCACCAATATTACACATTTATTTGAAGCTACTAACGAAGACTCTGAAGATAAAGCCAAAAAAGAAAGAGAATATTTTAAATATTATATGCCTGGTGTCGGCACAGCCTTTCCTGAAATAGCAGAATATAACTTCACTACTACGGGTTTAAAATATGCTACCGGGGGAGGATCGTATTAA
- a CDS encoding phospholipase effector Tle1 domain-containing protein: MTQLFDTPEGADKPVQKLCGIDVKVEFIGILDTVPSVGIVHLAPFFSGHMDWANGTQQLPSEKVFPNFIKCCRHFVSAHEQRFCFPLDTVRRPLNWENEKNKVNISESNKNTDGNKYDRYPKISDIEEVVYPGGSN; this comes from the coding sequence GTGACGCAATTATTTGATACCCCAGAAGGAGCCGATAAACCTGTTCAAAAATTATGTGGTATTGATGTAAAAGTCGAATTTATCGGTATTTTAGATACCGTACCCTCTGTGGGTATAGTGCACTTGGCGCCCTTCTTTTCGGGTCATATGGATTGGGCAAATGGTACTCAGCAACTCCCCAGTGAAAAAGTTTTTCCTAACTTTATTAAATGCTGTCGTCACTTTGTTTCTGCCCATGAACAACGTTTCTGTTTTCCTCTAGATACAGTAAGACGGCCTTTAAATTGGGAGAATGAAAAAAATAAAGTAAATATATCTGAAAGTAATAAAAATACTGATGGGAATAAATATGATCGTTATCCTAAAATATCCGATATTGAAGAAGTGGTTTATCCCGGTGGTTCAAACTAA
- a CDS encoding formylglycine-generating enzyme family protein, which translates to MKNLSLFIFILILPTLAGCDSAEKKAKKEAETYALRQSSFENMVDIKGGRFQMGDFGDLVALKIQYSTDPTTKPLHWVTLSDFKMGKYRVTWGEFNRWLALQGRDKTDYYLDIFNNPYADKDKLGDDYPAKVSWADAKAYCQWLGKDTQRHTDLPTEAQWEYAARSGGQLLIYGNSDNKLHYQDDPDLNFVSFGKPVGSFAPNPIGLYDMMGNGRDWINDWYSSDYYQHSPEINPQGPESGKKKVIRGYMGSFDGMLTITRGGDLPDTEFGNGFRCVENL; encoded by the coding sequence ATGAAAAACTTATCTCTTTTTATCTTTATCCTTATTTTACCCACTCTTGCGGGATGTGATAGTGCGGAAAAAAAAGCCAAGAAAGAGGCAGAAACCTATGCATTACGCCAATCTTCATTTGAGAATATGGTTGATATTAAAGGGGGGCGCTTTCAAATGGGGGATTTTGGTGATTTAGTGGCATTAAAAATTCAATATAGTACAGATCCAACGACTAAACCGTTGCATTGGGTAACGTTGTCTGATTTTAAAATGGGAAAATATCGAGTGACGTGGGGGGAGTTTAATCGTTGGCTTGCTTTGCAAGGGCGAGATAAAACGGATTATTACTTAGATATATTTAATAACCCGTATGCAGATAAAGATAAATTGGGGGACGATTATCCTGCCAAGGTTTCTTGGGCTGATGCGAAAGCTTATTGCCAATGGTTGGGAAAAGATACACAGCGCCATACTGATTTGCCCACGGAAGCCCAATGGGAATACGCCGCACGCAGTGGCGGACAACTACTGATTTACGGTAATAGTGACAATAAACTCCATTATCAAGATGATCCTGACCTTAATTTTGTCTCCTTCGGTAAGCCTGTTGGCAGCTTTGCTCCTAACCCTATTGGGCTATATGATATGATGGGTAATGGCAGAGATTGGATTAACGACTGGTATTCCTCCGACTATTATCAACACTCCCCTGAAATTAATCCCCAAGGCCCAGAATCGGGTAAAAAAAAGGTGATACGTGGTTATATGGGATCGTTTGATGGTATGCTCACGATTACTCGTGGTGGCGATCTTCCCGATACTGAATTTGGTAATGGTTTTCGCTGTGTGGAAAACTTGTAA
- a CDS encoding DUF6708 domain-containing protein, which produces MFNFRINRYLDDEDLYNRLIQGYRRDEIKQKDLMSDLSIIKLNSTFLEVTDVHYKERGYVTLIILFFFKDVFFLNVVFFPLNIDWYIISISISISISISISIPSLFFALFFLKIECFIYTHYPIRFNRKKQLVHLFRVNGEVQTIPWKDIYFCMRREKPDGMTPKMWYLCGHLLAEDGITVIDTFTVSMYAPKKIYVLRFWELIRRYMEDKNGVKEVADISSWFLPINERKEPFGIGLWMLTMRSGFIGSIIMLPVNIAHAAARWLTFQTSKIPQWTSEVEALCHISEHDPYNFDCHGVDMKWRWRYLLFWRYKEGIAVTGRRWKR; this is translated from the coding sequence ATGTTTAATTTTCGAATAAATCGTTATTTAGATGATGAGGATTTATATAATCGTCTTATTCAAGGTTATCGACGTGACGAAATTAAGCAAAAAGATTTAATGAGTGATTTATCCATAATCAAATTAAATTCTACTTTTTTAGAAGTGACGGATGTACATTATAAAGAACGTGGTTATGTTACTCTTATTATTTTATTTTTCTTTAAGGATGTGTTTTTTTTAAATGTTGTTTTTTTTCCATTAAATATCGATTGGTATATAATATCAATATCAATATCAATATCAATATCAATATCAATATCAATACCAAGTTTATTTTTTGCTCTTTTTTTCCTTAAAATCGAATGCTTTATTTATACTCATTATCCCATTCGTTTTAATCGTAAAAAACAACTGGTTCATCTATTTAGAGTTAATGGAGAAGTACAAACTATACCTTGGAAAGATATCTATTTTTGTATGCGAAGGGAAAAGCCCGATGGGATGACACCTAAAATGTGGTATCTGTGTGGACATCTTTTAGCTGAAGATGGCATTACGGTTATTGATACCTTTACGGTGAGTATGTATGCGCCGAAAAAAATATATGTGCTACGCTTCTGGGAGTTGATACGCCGTTATATGGAAGATAAAAACGGTGTTAAAGAAGTAGCTGATATTTCCAGTTGGTTTTTACCTATCAATGAACGAAAAGAGCCGTTTGGAATAGGGCTTTGGATGTTAACTATGCGCAGTGGATTTATTGGTTCAATCATTATGCTTCCCGTAAATATAGCACATGCAGCGGCTCGTTGGCTGACCTTTCAAACCAGTAAAATTCCCCAATGGACATCCGAAGTTGAAGCTCTTTGTCATATCAGTGAGCATGATCCTTATAATTTTGATTGTCATGGTGTGGACATGAAATGGCGTTGGCGTTATTTGCTTTTTTGGCGTTATAAAGAAGGTATTGCTGTGACAGGACGTCGTTGGAAACGATAA
- a CDS encoding DUF2345 domain-containing protein, with the protein MRAGKGLFISADNQAKAGGEVLAMEEAIEQLEQALSLARNLQKAAITAHASSHDLDCQSSLNTTLKHLSSAGMLLHAPKGIGILSPKAIMLSSGVESIGIISGHNTDISAENSIIATASETISLFARKSGMKLFAGQGKLELQAQDDELNAIALSNILLSSEQGKVLIKANQELTLNCGDAYITLKDGNIELGCPKNILLRSSNVQKMGAASLSTPINELPRGFSGEYVLTSEQTGEPLPFTSYKITTEEGEEYNGVSDKDGKTLTIYTSYPNSLEIEFPDTIHDEQFKATNK; encoded by the coding sequence ATAAGAGCAGGTAAAGGGTTATTTATTAGTGCAGATAATCAAGCCAAAGCAGGTGGTGAAGTGCTGGCAATGGAGGAGGCGATTGAGCAATTAGAGCAGGCTCTGTCACTCGCTAGAAATCTACAAAAAGCAGCTATAACAGCTCATGCAAGTAGCCATGATTTAGACTGCCAATCAAGTTTAAACACAACTTTAAAACATTTATCCTCCGCAGGTATGCTTTTACATGCACCAAAAGGTATCGGTATTTTAAGTCCCAAAGCTATTATGCTTTCTTCTGGAGTAGAAAGCATTGGCATCATATCGGGTCATAATACGGATATTAGTGCAGAAAACTCAATAATAGCAACAGCGAGTGAAACAATAAGTTTGTTTGCTAGAAAATCAGGAATGAAATTATTTGCGGGACAAGGAAAATTAGAATTACAGGCTCAGGATGATGAATTAAATGCCATTGCGTTAAGTAATATATTATTAAGTAGTGAACAAGGAAAGGTTCTTATTAAAGCTAATCAAGAACTCACTTTAAATTGTGGTGACGCCTATATAACACTTAAAGATGGAAATATTGAGCTAGGTTGTCCTAAAAATATTCTATTAAGATCATCGAATGTACAAAAAATGGGAGCGGCTTCCTTATCAACTCCAATTAATGAACTACCTCGAGGTTTTAGTGGTGAATATGTATTAACGAGTGAACAAACAGGAGAACCATTACCTTTCACTTCTTATAAAATCACAACAGAAGAAGGAGAAGAATATAATGGCGTTTCTGATAAAGATGGGAAAACACTAACTATCTATACCTCTTATCCAAACTCATTAGAAATTGAATTTCCTGATACCATTCACGATGAGCAATTCAAAGCAACTAATAAATAA
- a CDS encoding T6SS effector amidase Tae4 family protein, protein MPNRKTTTKTTSDSNSIKIVPLTVLQFEQLWDAYPSTTVEHQDPKTKDDVFLNHSAIHVSEALYQCGILMRSFRGTRCWHCPTPDDKTKKGIHAIRAQELSHYLQNQPFAGYPKTIELTGSSYESVISSKTGIIFFQDYWLRAGEKIATGDHIDLWNKGELAGSGTIGSFFRVTFPNFTESFTALFGSNARVTSLEKTKKVLFWEIL, encoded by the coding sequence ATGCCCAATAGAAAAACAACAACTAAAACTACTAGTGATTCAAATTCAATAAAAATAGTTCCCCTCACTGTTTTACAATTTGAACAACTATGGGATGCTTATCCTTCTACAACAGTAGAACATCAAGATCCTAAAACAAAGGATGATGTTTTTTTAAATCACAGTGCTATACATGTCAGTGAAGCACTGTATCAATGTGGAATACTCATGAGGAGTTTTCGTGGCACTCGTTGTTGGCATTGTCCAACACCTGACGATAAAACAAAAAAAGGGATACATGCAATTAGGGCACAAGAATTAAGTCATTATTTACAAAATCAACCTTTTGCAGGTTATCCTAAAACAATAGAATTAACTGGTAGCTCATACGAAAGTGTAATATCAAGTAAAACTGGTATCATATTCTTTCAGGATTATTGGTTACGGGCAGGAGAAAAAATAGCAACCGGTGACCATATTGATTTATGGAATAAAGGTGAATTAGCCGGTAGTGGAACAATAGGCTCTTTTTTTAGAGTGACGTTTCCTAATTTTACAGAAAGTTTTACTGCCTTATTTGGTTCAAATGCGCGAGTAACATCCCTTGAAAAAACCAAAAAAGTTCTTTTTTGGGAGATTTTATGA
- a CDS encoding lipase family protein, with amino-acid sequence MFSNKTSSVCQTKIVSLNNNQKKYWIEIKLVDELNKPISGISWYAENESTRCGHNKIYKGKSDKDGIITIKNLHKLELFLFLEAQEFADEMEKRQLRLNRYDESSTVKFYTDKSHIYHYAKIGELCNQAPVIENWNEKELPFYHFPNGNKFDGYKISDQQLNKRHVIEICPFRAWSLILHHIPEYSLVNAYNLAVMSDLAYLERPDLLKFFNRDFQDLSTIPQLTKSTIMPYTVVNDVPFSERYYPPVFMDTANIETPIGNTQLFYVENKEHIIVSWRGTWEIPDWLTDISYAPSICPKEIASEGKMHGGFLEAYNISKISFKDEFKNINNKLSDKKLFICGHSLGGALGLAYAAEMTDYRPLLYTYGMPRIFSAKAIQTMTGFVHYRHINDSDTITSVPPDADLDNWLYGKFGYLGNTFGFIWAGLVQLPLDKVGAISGDPFWHHGELVCFFKITQIVEWQECTIDNNPSSCRTLTYPLPIKVKLFLVPSIAKLENQQAHLNQEVFMKEHDINDIQRFFPPNTNPLLDSFTNPKNHSMSKMYVPYLNNELLEASWPEIQLQRKIKRLKFIEQMEQNSHRHDNAGISPEELERDKAFLNMQKIVSSTLNITKSISGGENALIRFRSKTREELERL; translated from the coding sequence ATGTTTTCTAATAAAACATCATCAGTCTGTCAAACAAAAATAGTAAGTTTGAATAATAATCAGAAAAAATACTGGATTGAAATAAAGCTAGTTGATGAGCTAAATAAACCTATTTCTGGTATATCATGGTATGCTGAAAATGAATCAACACGTTGTGGGCATAATAAGATTTATAAAGGAAAAAGTGACAAAGATGGAATAATTACCATTAAAAACTTACATAAGCTGGAACTATTTCTCTTTCTAGAGGCTCAAGAATTTGCTGATGAAATGGAAAAACGACAACTTAGATTAAACCGATACGATGAAAGTTCAACAGTCAAATTTTATACAGATAAGAGCCATATTTATCACTATGCAAAAATTGGAGAACTCTGTAACCAAGCGCCTGTGATTGAAAATTGGAATGAAAAAGAATTACCTTTTTACCATTTCCCAAATGGAAATAAATTTGATGGGTATAAAATATCCGACCAACAGTTAAATAAACGCCATGTTATTGAAATTTGCCCTTTCCGCGCATGGTCACTCATTCTTCATCATATACCCGAATATTCCCTAGTTAATGCTTATAATCTCGCTGTAATGTCTGATTTAGCCTATCTTGAACGACCTGATTTACTTAAATTTTTTAATCGTGATTTTCAAGATTTATCGACTATTCCACAACTCACAAAATCCACGATTATGCCTTACACCGTAGTTAATGATGTTCCATTTAGTGAGCGTTACTATCCTCCTGTTTTTATGGATACCGCAAACATAGAAACTCCAATTGGTAATACGCAACTTTTTTATGTTGAAAATAAAGAACATATTATTGTTTCTTGGCGAGGGACATGGGAGATTCCCGATTGGCTTACTGATATTAGTTATGCTCCGAGTATTTGCCCAAAAGAGATTGCCTCTGAGGGGAAAATGCATGGGGGGTTTTTAGAAGCCTATAATATATCAAAAATAAGTTTTAAAGATGAATTTAAAAATATAAATAATAAATTGAGTGATAAAAAGCTTTTCATTTGTGGACATAGTTTAGGCGGTGCACTTGGTCTAGCTTACGCTGCTGAAATGACCGATTATAGACCTCTATTATATACCTATGGTATGCCTCGTATTTTTTCAGCTAAAGCTATTCAAACAATGACTGGCTTTGTTCATTACCGACATATTAATGATTCAGATACTATCACGAGTGTTCCCCCTGATGCTGATTTAGATAACTGGTTATATGGTAAATTTGGTTACTTGGGTAATACTTTTGGTTTTATCTGGGCGGGTTTAGTTCAACTTCCATTAGATAAAGTAGGTGCCATATCTGGAGATCCTTTTTGGCATCATGGTGAATTAGTTTGCTTTTTTAAAATAACACAAATCGTTGAATGGCAAGAATGTACTATTGATAACAATCCATCTAGTTGCCGAACTTTAACATATCCACTTCCTATTAAAGTTAAGCTTTTTCTTGTTCCTTCGATAGCAAAATTAGAAAACCAACAAGCACATTTAAATCAAGAAGTTTTTATGAAGGAACATGATATTAATGATATTCAACGTTTTTTTCCACCAAATACCAATCCATTATTAGATAGTTTTACAAACCCCAAAAATCATTCTATGTCAAAAATGTATGTTCCCTATTTAAATAATGAATTATTAGAGGCTTCTTGGCCTGAAATTCAATTACAACGTAAAATTAAACGACTAAAGTTTATAGAGCAAATGGAGCAAAACAGCCACAGACACGATAATGCTGGGATCTCTCCTGAAGAATTAGAAAGAGACAAAGCATTTTTAAATATGCAAAAAATAGTTTCAAGTACCCTTAATATCACAAAATCAATTTCAGGAGGCGAAAATGCCCTCATCCGTTTTAGAAGTAAGACAAGAGAAGAATTGGAGCGTTTATAA